A stretch of Pseudorhodobacter turbinis DNA encodes these proteins:
- a CDS encoding enoyl-CoA hydratase/isomerase family protein translates to MIELAIEEGVWTVTINRPEKANSLTATMLGELADIAERAATEGARALILTGTGRVFSAGADLEEAHAGLATNPVWERLSGAIAALPCLTIAALNGTVAGGAMGMVLACDLRISVAGAKVFYPVMRLGFLPQPSDVPRLVRLIGPARASMILMAGQKITAAEAQTWGLIDRVVDEDVVTLAHTLAGDALAAAPAHASAIKRMIWGLAL, encoded by the coding sequence ATGATAGAGCTTGCAATCGAGGAGGGCGTCTGGACCGTAACCATCAATCGCCCCGAAAAAGCCAACTCGCTGACAGCCACGATGCTGGGTGAATTGGCGGATATCGCCGAGCGGGCCGCCACCGAGGGCGCACGCGCGCTGATCCTAACCGGTACAGGCCGCGTCTTTTCCGCAGGCGCCGACCTAGAGGAGGCCCACGCAGGGCTGGCCACCAATCCGGTATGGGAACGCCTTTCAGGGGCCATCGCGGCCCTGCCTTGCCTGACAATCGCCGCCCTGAACGGCACGGTTGCCGGCGGCGCGATGGGGATGGTGCTTGCCTGCGATCTGCGTATTTCTGTGGCTGGGGCCAAGGTGTTTTACCCCGTCATGCGGCTGGGGTTCTTGCCCCAACCCTCTGACGTGCCACGGCTTGTGCGGCTGATCGGACCGGCGCGGGCGTCCATGATCCTGATGGCCGGCCAAAAGATCACGGCGGCCGAGGCGCAAACATGGGGCCTTATCGACCGCGTGGTGGACGAAGACGTGGTGACCCTCGCCCATACGCTGGCGGGTGACGCGCTGGCCGCCGCCCCTGCCCATGCAAGTGCAATCAAGCGGATGATCTGGGGCTTGGCATTGTAG
- a CDS encoding TldD/PmbA family protein, producing MTRSLETLTEALLVAAKRAGAEAADAIAVDGIATAIDIRAGKLEQAERSEGVELGLRVLMGKRQACVSVSDTSDASIAAMAERAVAMAREAPEDAYAGLADPSQLAQGWDMAALELCDPSEEVPAATLEEDARRAEAAAMAVEGITQVEASASQSRRQIHMAASNGFSGGYGRSSRSVSAVAFTGSGTGMERDWAAEGRIFAADLPSADEIGALAASRALERVGARQPKTGAYPVLYDERISSGIIGHMLGAINGATIARGSGWLRDALGRQILPSGLSVIEDPHRARISGSRAFDGEGLPTARRAIVKDGVLTGWVLDLATARKLGMQSTGNAARGTSSPPSPGTSNIDLTQGTKSRAELLADMGTGLLVTSLIGSSINPTTGDYSRGASGFWVENGQIAYAVNECTIAGNLRDMLMRMTPANDARMHMSTRVPSLLIEGLTLAGA from the coding sequence ATGACACGCTCGCTTGAAACGCTGACCGAGGCGCTGTTGGTGGCCGCAAAACGCGCGGGCGCAGAGGCTGCCGATGCGATTGCCGTAGACGGTATTGCCACCGCAATTGATATTCGTGCAGGCAAGCTGGAACAGGCAGAACGCTCCGAAGGGGTGGAGCTGGGGCTGCGGGTGCTGATGGGCAAACGGCAGGCCTGTGTGTCGGTTTCCGATACTTCCGATGCCAGTATTGCTGCCATGGCCGAACGCGCCGTGGCGATGGCGCGCGAAGCCCCCGAGGATGCCTATGCCGGCCTCGCTGATCCGTCACAACTGGCGCAAGGCTGGGATATGGCCGCATTGGAACTGTGCGACCCGTCCGAGGAAGTCCCCGCCGCAACGCTGGAAGAAGATGCGCGCCGCGCCGAAGCCGCCGCGATGGCGGTGGAGGGCATTACCCAAGTCGAAGCCTCTGCCAGCCAGTCACGTCGCCAAATCCACATGGCCGCCAGCAACGGGTTTTCAGGCGGCTACGGTCGGTCCTCGCGGTCGGTCTCGGCCGTGGCCTTTACCGGTAGCGGCACAGGGATGGAGCGGGATTGGGCCGCCGAGGGCCGCATTTTCGCCGCCGACCTGCCAAGCGCGGATGAAATCGGTGCGCTTGCAGCATCCCGCGCGCTGGAACGTGTCGGGGCGCGCCAGCCCAAAACCGGCGCCTATCCGGTGCTTTATGATGAACGCATTTCCTCGGGGATCATCGGCCATATGCTGGGCGCGATCAACGGGGCCACGATCGCGCGTGGTTCGGGCTGGTTGCGTGATGCGCTGGGCCGGCAAATCCTGCCCTCGGGCCTTTCGGTGATCGAGGACCCGCACCGCGCCCGCATTTCCGGCAGCCGCGCCTTTGACGGCGAGGGTTTGCCGACGGCGCGCCGCGCGATTGTCAAGGATGGCGTTTTGACCGGCTGGGTCCTGGACCTTGCCACAGCGCGCAAGCTGGGGATGCAAAGCACTGGCAATGCGGCACGCGGCACGTCTTCGCCACCCTCGCCCGGTACATCGAATATCGACCTGACCCAAGGTACAAAATCGCGGGCAGAGCTGTTGGCCGATATGGGCACGGGGCTGCTGGTGACCTCGCTTATCGGGTCGTCGATTAACCCCACAACGGGCGATTATTCGCGCGGGGCATCGGGCTTTTGGGTCGAAAACGGTCAGATCGCCTATGCCGTGAATGAATGTACCATCGCCGGCAATCTGCGCGATATGCTAATGCGGATGACGCCTGCGAATGATGCGCGGATGCATATGTCCACGCGCGTGCCGTCCTTGCTGATCGAAGGGTTGACGCTTGCCGGGGCTTGA
- a CDS encoding amidase has product MTGNWLWMTAADLGRGIEAGKIHPVELTEAYLDAADKHPEAGRIYSRITPRRARSMSIAAADRARAGQRIGLLDGVPISWKDLFDAAGAPCEAGSALLKGRVPETDAQVLTTATAQGLVCLGKTHMSELAFSGLGLNPVTATPPNVNDAAAVPGGSSSGAAASVAFGLAAAAIGSDTGGSVRIPAAWNDLVGLKTTPGRLSNQGVVPLCERFDTVGPLARSVEDCALLLAAMEGRKPADLTGASVKGARLLVLETVALDDLREEPARGFEGAVEGLARAGARIESGKIEEVTEAMGLAAILFTAEAYGIWGKTIEAAPEKMFPRILERFRSGAAFAASDYVAAWRRLEELRKIWAQKTAAYDAVILPTAPNLPPDAKRLMEDDEYYVTENLLTLRNTRIGNMFGLCGVTLPTGQPSCGISFIAPPMQEERVLRLASAAERALG; this is encoded by the coding sequence ATGACGGGCAATTGGCTTTGGATGACGGCGGCGGATTTGGGGCGCGGGATTGAGGCGGGCAAGATCCACCCCGTAGAGTTGACCGAGGCCTATCTGGATGCGGCGGATAAACACCCCGAGGCCGGCCGCATCTATTCACGTATCACCCCGCGCCGCGCAAGGTCCATGTCAATTGCTGCGGCAGATCGGGCCCGGGCAGGGCAGCGGATTGGCCTGCTGGATGGGGTTCCGATTTCATGGAAGGACCTGTTCGATGCCGCCGGCGCGCCCTGTGAGGCAGGGTCCGCGCTGCTGAAAGGCCGTGTGCCGGAAACCGATGCGCAAGTGCTGACAACCGCCACCGCGCAAGGGCTGGTGTGCTTGGGCAAAACCCATATGTCAGAGCTGGCCTTTTCAGGGCTGGGGCTGAACCCCGTTACCGCCACCCCGCCAAATGTGAATGACGCGGCGGCGGTGCCGGGGGGGTCATCCTCGGGGGCGGCGGCATCGGTTGCCTTTGGGCTGGCGGCGGCGGCGATCGGGTCTGATACCGGTGGATCGGTGCGTATTCCGGCGGCATGGAATGATCTGGTCGGGCTGAAAACCACGCCGGGGCGGCTGTCAAATCAAGGGGTCGTGCCGCTTTGTGAACGCTTTGATACCGTTGGCCCATTGGCCCGCAGTGTCGAGGATTGCGCCCTGTTATTGGCCGCGATGGAGGGCAGAAAGCCCGCGGATCTGACTGGTGCAAGCGTGAAGGGCGCGCGGCTTTTGGTGCTTGAAACCGTGGCGCTGGATGACCTGCGCGAGGAACCCGCCCGCGGGTTTGAGGGCGCGGTAGAGGGGCTTGCCCGCGCCGGCGCCCGCATCGAATCCGGTAAGATAGAGGAAGTGACCGAAGCAATGGGCCTTGCCGCGATTTTGTTCACCGCCGAGGCCTACGGGATCTGGGGTAAAACCATCGAGGCCGCGCCCGAAAAGATGTTTCCGCGCATTCTGGAGCGGTTCCGGTCCGGTGCCGCCTTTGCCGCGTCTGACTATGTCGCCGCTTGGCGTCGGTTAGAGGAATTGCGCAAGATCTGGGCGCAAAAGACGGCGGCCTATGATGCGGTCATCCTGCCCACCGCGCCGAACCTGCCCCCTGATGCCAAACGGCTGATGGAAGATGATGAATATTACGTTACCGAAAACCTGCTAACCCTGCGCAACACGCGTATCGGCAATATGTTCGGCCTTTGCGGCGTCACTTTGCCAACGGGTCAACCCTCCTGCGGGATCAGTTTTATTGCCCCGCCAATGCAGGAAGAGCGCGTTTTGCGCCTTGCATCCGCGGCAGAACGGGCACTGGGCTAA
- a CDS encoding SDR family oxidoreductase: MQGKVVVITGASRGIGEATARVFADAGAQVVLLARTVSKIEAIAAEIGRGAMALPCDVSDMGSVQTALGRVAVECGGLDVLIGNAGMIDPIARISDANPDEWSRAIDTNLKGVFYGMQAAIPLMRARGGTIITVSSGAAHNPLEGWSAYCAAKAGAAMLTRAAHLEEGANGLRVMGMSPGTVATNMQVKIKASGINPVSELDPSVHIPADWPARLMLWMCGPGGDDWLGQEVSMRDETIRRAVGLIA; this comes from the coding sequence ATGCAAGGCAAAGTGGTGGTTATCACAGGCGCAAGTCGCGGTATCGGGGAGGCAACAGCGCGGGTTTTCGCCGATGCGGGTGCACAGGTGGTGCTGCTCGCGCGGACGGTTAGCAAAATAGAGGCGATTGCCGCCGAAATCGGGCGCGGTGCCATGGCCTTGCCTTGCGATGTCAGCGATATGGGGTCCGTGCAAACCGCGTTGGGCCGTGTGGCTGTGGAATGCGGCGGGCTGGATGTGCTGATCGGCAATGCGGGGATGATTGATCCGATCGCTCGTATCAGTGACGCCAACCCCGATGAATGGTCGCGTGCGATCGACACCAATCTCAAGGGCGTGTTTTACGGTATGCAGGCCGCGATCCCGTTGATGCGGGCGCGGGGCGGGACGATTATCACCGTCTCCTCCGGTGCGGCCCATAACCCGCTTGAGGGGTGGAGCGCCTATTGCGCCGCCAAGGCCGGTGCTGCCATGCTGACCCGTGCCGCCCATCTGGAAGAAGGTGCCAACGGATTGCGCGTCATGGGCATGTCGCCCGGAACCGTCGCAACCAATATGCAGGTGAAAATCAAGGCCAGCGGTATCAACCCGGTAAGTGAGCTGGACCCCTCAGTTCACATCCCCGCCGACTGGCCCGCACGCTTGATGCTGTGGATGTGCGGCCCCGGTGGCGATGACTGGCTTGGGCAAGAGGTCTCTATGCGCGATGAAACCATCCGCCGTGCCGTGGGGTTGATCGCATGA
- a CDS encoding DUF2125 domain-containing protein: MTSRILTITSISALTAFLAAPALADITAEEAWNSWKDLGTAHGQTLTTGSENRAGDTLTITDLTIELVQDDAKVAGVIPEVRFREMGDGRVEVTMSNAYTFNMESENAGGDPVSGTFNITQSGASLITSGTPAAMSHDYNADSLKVSVVDFVTDGMPRDMAIDMNLLDLAMTYNVEPGDIMSVASTFASKALMFSAKGTGNDGEGAFDIAGEAHNIAGVTASAIPAEMAESDIVSQLAKGMSSDGAFTYDRGSLKVRAEGEGGATSNFDSKSKGGSLKVAIDKDRMSYGVIGKGVEMKVSGSSIPFPELAGAYDQAAFNLTLPISKSDEAKDFSIETRLEGLTVSDAIWGMIDSGASLPRDPATLIVSLKGKAKPLIDMLSGDPEAAPQDPPPFEVESVNVEEVQLTVAGAEFKGNGTLAFDNSQPLVLGDVLPMPTGKLDLSLVGANTLLGKLQALGFVQQDMVMTFGMMAAMLGKPGTEPDSFTSQVEFLEGGKITVNGAPMPF, from the coding sequence ATGACCTCGCGCATTTTGACGATTACATCTATTTCTGCCCTTACCGCATTTCTTGCGGCCCCTGCCCTTGCCGACATTACGGCCGAGGAGGCCTGGAACAGCTGGAAAGACCTTGGCACCGCCCATGGTCAAACCCTAACCACAGGGTCCGAAAACCGTGCCGGCGACACCTTGACCATTACCGATCTAACCATCGAATTGGTCCAAGATGACGCCAAAGTCGCCGGTGTTATCCCCGAGGTCCGCTTTCGCGAAATGGGCGATGGTCGCGTTGAAGTAACGATGAGCAACGCCTACACGTTCAATATGGAAAGCGAGAATGCCGGCGGTGATCCTGTCAGCGGTACGTTTAACATTACCCAAAGCGGTGCCTCGCTTATCACCAGCGGAACGCCCGCAGCGATGAGCCATGATTACAACGCCGACAGCCTCAAGGTCAGCGTTGTCGACTTTGTAACCGACGGTATGCCACGCGATATGGCGATTGACATGAACCTTCTGGACCTTGCGATGACGTATAATGTCGAGCCGGGCGACATCATGTCTGTCGCCTCTACGTTTGCCAGCAAGGCGTTGATGTTTTCGGCCAAAGGAACGGGTAACGATGGCGAGGGCGCATTTGATATAGCCGGTGAGGCGCATAACATCGCAGGCGTGACCGCATCCGCAATTCCAGCCGAGATGGCGGAAAGTGATATTGTCAGCCAGCTTGCCAAAGGTATGAGTTCTGACGGTGCGTTCACCTATGACCGCGGCAGCCTGAAGGTGCGGGCCGAAGGTGAAGGCGGCGCTACCTCTAACTTTGACAGCAAGTCCAAGGGCGGCAGCCTGAAGGTCGCAATTGACAAGGACCGCATGTCGTATGGCGTGATTGGCAAGGGTGTAGAGATGAAAGTCTCTGGCAGTTCCATTCCGTTTCCAGAACTGGCAGGCGCCTATGATCAGGCGGCCTTTAACCTGACGCTGCCAATTTCCAAGTCGGATGAGGCAAAGGATTTCTCGATCGAGACACGGCTGGAAGGTTTGACCGTTTCCGACGCGATCTGGGGCATGATTGACTCGGGCGCCAGCCTGCCGCGTGATCCGGCAACGTTGATTGTTTCGCTTAAAGGCAAGGCAAAGCCGTTGATCGACATGCTTTCCGGCGACCCCGAAGCCGCGCCACAAGATCCCCCGCCGTTTGAGGTGGAGTCCGTGAATGTTGAGGAGGTTCAGCTGACCGTTGCGGGTGCTGAATTCAAGGGCAACGGCACATTGGCTTTTGACAATTCGCAGCCGCTGGTTTTGGGTGATGTGCTTCCGATGCCGACGGGCAAGTTGGACCTGTCGCTGGTGGGTGCAAATACGCTTTTGGGCAAGTTGCAGGCCTTGGGGTTCGTGCAGCAAGACATGGTTATGACCTTTGGTATGATGGCCGCCATGCTGGGTAAACCGGGAACCGAGCCGGACAGCTTTACATCTCAGGTGGAGTTCCTTGAGGGTGGCAAGATCACCGTAAACGGCGCGCCGATGCCGTTCTAA
- a CDS encoding UbiH/UbiF/VisC/COQ6 family ubiquinone biosynthesis hydroxylase: MEHDTDILIVGGGLNGPALALALAQGGLRVTVVDARPAPTRAKTGFDGRAYSLALGSKRLLSVIGVWPRIADKAQPILEIKASDGHAGQGAAPFFLHFDHAEIEEGPMGFMVEDRHLYAAFLAAMADAPGITLLSGQTVVAQEVSANGATVTLTSGQVLCARVLVGCDGRQSGVARRAGIPRTGWDYGQTALVTAINHSLPHNGIAHQFFMPEGPLAILPLPGGNRSSIVWSEQTARANAINALGDADYLDALRPRFGDFLGEISLAGTRFTYPLNLTLANSFTAPRLALVGDAAHGVHPIAGQGLNLGLRDVGALAEVLIEAARRGEDIGAADVLDRYQQWRRFDVTSLALGMDAVNKLFSNDNPILRLGRDLGMGAINAMPGLRRRFIRTAAGLEGDLPRLLQGQPI; encoded by the coding sequence ATGGAACATGATACCGATATCTTGATTGTGGGTGGTGGGCTGAACGGGCCTGCATTGGCATTGGCTTTGGCGCAAGGCGGGCTGCGAGTGACGGTGGTCGATGCCCGCCCAGCGCCGACCCGTGCAAAGACCGGTTTTGACGGGCGTGCCTATTCGCTGGCGCTGGGGTCGAAACGGTTGCTTTCGGTGATTGGCGTGTGGCCGCGCATTGCCGATAAGGCACAACCGATACTAGAGATAAAAGCCTCGGACGGTCATGCAGGCCAAGGGGCAGCACCGTTTTTCCTGCACTTCGATCATGCCGAAATTGAGGAAGGCCCGATGGGCTTTATGGTTGAGGATCGCCACCTCTATGCCGCCTTTTTGGCCGCGATGGCTGATGCGCCCGGCATCACCTTGCTTTCGGGCCAAACCGTTGTGGCACAAGAGGTTTCGGCCAATGGCGCCACGGTCACGCTCACCTCGGGTCAGGTGCTTTGCGCACGGGTGCTAGTGGGCTGTGACGGCCGGCAAAGCGGCGTGGCCCGGCGCGCAGGCATCCCCCGCACGGGGTGGGATTATGGCCAGACCGCCTTGGTGACAGCGATCAACCACAGCTTGCCGCATAACGGTATCGCGCATCAGTTCTTTATGCCCGAAGGCCCGCTGGCGATTTTGCCGCTGCCCGGCGGCAATCGGTCGTCGATCGTGTGGAGCGAGCAGACAGCCCGCGCCAATGCCATCAACGCGCTGGGCGACGCGGATTACCTTGACGCCTTGCGCCCGCGTTTCGGTGATTTTCTGGGTGAGATCTCATTGGCCGGAACGCGGTTCACATATCCGCTGAACCTGACGCTGGCCAATAGTTTTACCGCACCACGACTGGCGCTGGTGGGGGATGCGGCGCATGGGGTGCATCCGATTGCGGGCCAAGGGTTGAACCTTGGGCTGCGCGATGTCGGCGCCTTGGCCGAGGTCTTGATAGAGGCTGCGCGGCGGGGCGAAGATATCGGCGCTGCGGATGTTCTGGACAGATACCAGCAATGGCGGCGCTTTGATGTGACCAGCCTTGCGCTGGGCATGGATGCGGTCAACAAGCTGTTTTCAAACGATAACCCGATCTTGCGACTGGGGCGCGATCTTGGCATGGGAGCGATCAACGCCATGCCCGGCCTGCGCCGCCGTTTTATCCGCACGGCAGCGGGGCTGGAGGGCGACTTGCCCCGCTTGTTGCAGGGCCAGCCTATTTAG